From the Bremerella alba genome, the window CCAAGGTTTCCAAACCGAAGCCGCGAAGAATCGACGGGATCAGGGTTCCTTCTGCCCAGGAAATGGACCGCGCGCTGGCGTGGGTTTCATTTCACCTCAAACTGCTCGGCCTGCAAGGCGGCGAAGTAAGGCGACTGCGGAAGCAGCTCAAGAAACGCGGCCAAGCGGAACGTCTCGCTCCGCGAACGACCCACGTCCGCGGTCATCGCCCCAGCCGTACGAAGAAAACACGCGTGCAGCGTGTGCCACGTCTTTGTTTGCGGGAATATGCGAAGACGAGCCCGGCGGTTAATCGGGCGTCGCAGACAACATCTGAATCGCAAAGCCATGCCCACGAAGACATGAGCCTGGCACCCGAAAAGAGGCCGCAAAGCTCTCCAGCAAACGAACGCGGGCCTCCGTGATCAAGCGACGAAAATCACCTTCGTAGGGTGCCGAGCAGTGACGCGAAGCGGAACGTATCGCACCGAATGCGGTCTCTAGCGACAAACAATGCATGAACATTGTTCGTGGTGCGATGCGCTGGCGTTGCTCTCACCCTACATGGACTCAATGCCAGTCCCCTCTCCACCGAGGACGGTGGAGAGGGGACTGGCGTGCGAGTTTCCCTTTTGCCACCAAATTCCTGTAAAATCAGGGGGCTAGTTAACCGTACTTCAATCTAGCGGTCAGACGGGTAGAGAGTGTCTCTTCTCGGAGGTTAATGGATGTTTACATTTCGCAGCAAAATTCCCGTTTCGGTGGCTACGGCGTTTCATTGGCACGAGCAGCCGGGGGCGCTTGATCGCTTGATTCCTCCGTGGGAAGACGTGCAGATCGAGCACCGCAGCAATTCGATCGAGCCTGGCAGTCGCGTGGTGCTGAAGATGCACGTGGCCGGCTTTCCGCTGCGCTGGGTCGCCGAGCACACCGAGCTCGAGCCTAACTCGCACTTTCACGACCGCCAGGTTTCCGGCCCATTTGCCCGTTGGGAACACACGCATCGGTTTCTTCCTAGCGAAGATGGCCAGTGCGTGCTGGAAGACCAGGTCGACTACCAAATCCCTGGCGGAGGTCTCGGCGATCGGTTTGGTCGCTCGAAGGTCGAGAAGATGTTGCTGCAAATGTTTCGTTACCGGCACGATACCACCACCCACGATTTGATCGCCCATGCCCGTTATCAGGAACGTCCTACGATGAAGATTGCTATCTCCGGTGCCAGTGGCCTGGTTGGCTCGCAGCTGGGCCCTTTCCTTACCACCGGCGGACATGAGGTCGCCAAGATTTCGCGATCCGCCGGCGAGAACACCATTCAATGGGACATCAAAAACCAAGAGATCGACTCGACAAAGCTGGAAGGGCTCGACGCGGTCATTCATTTGGCTGGCGAAAGTGTCGCCGCGCGATGGACCGACAAGAAGAAGCAAGCCATCATCAACTCGCGCGTCGATGGAACTCGCCTGTTGAGTGAGTCGCTCGCCAAGCTTAAAAACCCGCCGAAGGTGATGGTGTGCGCTTCGGCGATGGGCTTTTATGGGGATCGCGGCGACGAAATCCTGAGCGAAGGTTCTCCCCCCGGCGATGGCTTTCTGGCCGATGTTTGCCAGGCGTGGGAAGAGGCCGCCCAGCCGGCCCGCGATGCCGGTATCCGCGTGGTGCATGCCCGGATCGGCATTGTGCTGAGCCCGAAGGGGGGCGCGCTCGCCCAGATGTTGACGCCGTTTAAGCTCGGTGTTGGCGGGCAGATTGGTTCCGGTAAACAGTGGTGGAGCTGGATCTCGCTGGATGATGTCGTCGGCGCGTTGCATCACCTAACGATGAACGATCAGATTCGAGGGCCGGTGAATTTATGTGCCCCGAAAGCGGTCACCAATCACGACTTCACTAAGACCTTGGGACAAGTGATTTCGCGTCCGACCTTCCTGGCCGTTCCGGAGTTCGCCGCCAAGCTGGCCATGGGACAAATGGCCGACGAGATGCTGCTTTCCAGTTGCCGCATGGAACCGAAAGTGTTGGAAGAAACGGAGTATTCCTTCCGCGACCCCCACCTGGAACGTTGCCTGCGGAAGCTGCTAGGCCGGCAGTAATAGGGTTGAAATGTAGGGCCCACGTGACGCGGGTCGCGAAGCGGGTACCAGGATTCCGACCCGCGTCACGCGGGCCCTACCCAAAGTATGTGGCGGCGTTAATCTTCGTCTTCTTCCCAATCTTCGTCGCCGTCATCGGCGTAGGTTCGCGTCCAGATATCGGCGGCGACGGGCTCGGTGATTGAGGTCTGAAATTCCCATTGGGTCGATGGCGCACCGGAACCATTTTTCAGCTCGATCATATCGCGAAAGACCTGCTGCGGGGTGCCACGAGACAATGCGTCTTCCAGCTCGGCAATGCGTTGATTCCATTGCTGACGCTGCTCGCGAAGCTCGGCGGCGTCCTCGTCATCGTCAGGCTCTTCGAGCACGTCGGGGTAGTACTCTTCGTCGTAAACTTGCAGCAACTGTTCGGCCATCATCCGCTGGTGAACGACCACACCGTAACTTTGGAGATGATCCCATTGAAAGGAATTCAGCTCGGCCTCTTTGCGATAGCGCCGCAGTGCCCGATCGCTCAGAAATTCGTGGATCGCGGCTCGCCATTGAAGTTGAATCTGGCGAACCGTTTCGTCGGTGCACTCGTCGCCGTTCATGTCGGCGATACGACGAATTTCGTCTTGGGTCGCGCCGCCCCGTTCGATCCGCCAATCCATTTCGCGAGCGTAGGCCTTCTCGAAGTAGGCCGGAAAGTTTTCCTGGTTGAACGTTTCCATTTCGGTGGCCGGGGCTTCTTCGCGGAAGCGGCGGACGATCTCCTCGACCGAATCTTCGGGGAAGAACTTGTGCGTCGCGAACGGAGGGATATCCATGCCGTGATACTTGGTGCTGCCAAAGGTCCAGCCGGTGCCATCGTGGTAACGGCGGACGACGTCGCACCAGACGCCCATCACTGGGTGCGAATAGACGACGCCGAGCGTCGACTGATCGGCATCGAGCAAGACACGCATGGGGGTGACGATTTCTTCGGCCACGTAGTCTTCGAGCTTGGTAAAACCGAGACTTTCAAACTGCTCGACCGTGGCATCGAATTGCTTTCGGTGGTCGTCCATGACCCACTGATCGTCGGGATCGTCCAGGTCACTTCGCTTGGTCAGCTTAATGCGGAAAGGAGGAACGCCGCCCCCCAGGCCTTGAGCAATAAGATCGCCGAGCGACTTCAACCAGCTCCGCATTTTCCAGCGAATGAGAAGATACGCGACGACCAAAAACAAAACCAAGGCGACAAACACACCGCCCACAATTTGAAAGAAAAGTTGCATGACGTCCCCCGCCGAGCTGCAATAAGATCAGGTAGAATCCAGCTGACGGCAAGGTACCAACTGCCTGAATAGGATTCCAGCACTTTTTTGTGAAGCCATCGTTAATTGGCGAATCCTTTTTCGGTTCGCATTTACTTCACCGTGTGTCGCTTGGCGGAAAGCGTCCTGCAGACTTGTCATCCCCCTTAAACCATGAAATGGCATTACCCTTGTCGGCCGAACTTTGGCACCTGCGAATTCACGAAATCAACGACGCCCCGGTCAACGAGACGGGGAAGTATGTCCTGTACTGGATGATCGCTAACCGCCGGACCGAGTGGAACTTCTCACTGCAACGGGCCGCCTGGTGGGCCGACCAGCTGAAGAAACCGCTCGTTGTTTTTGAACCCCTGAGGGTGGGTTACCCATGGGCCAGCGACCGTTTGCACACGTTCGTCTTGCAGGGCATGCTCGACAACCAAACGGCCTTGTCCGACAGCCCCGTCGTTTATTATCCCTATGTCGAGCCACAGCCCGACGCCGCCAAGGGGCTGCTGAAGGCGCTTGCCGATGATGCGTGTGCGGTGGTGACCGACGACTTTCCCTGCTTCTTCTTGCCCCGCATGGTTCAGGCGGTCGGCAAGAGGCTGAAGGTCAAGCTCGAAGCGATCGACAGCAACGGCCTATTGCCGATGCAAGCCGCAGATCGCGACTTCCCTGTGGCTCACAGCTTCCGGCGATTTTTGCAGAAGGAGTTACCGCCTCATTTGGAAGTCTTCCCTAATGCGAATCCAATGGCGAAGAAGTCGTTTCCGGCCACCAACCATAAGCTGATCGCCGACATAATTCAGCAGTGGCCATCGATCGATAAACAGACGCTCGAACGCCCGGCCGACTTCATCGCCGGATTGCCGATCGATCACGAAGTAGGCCCGGTCGATACGCCTGGCGGAACGCTCGCCGCACGAAAGCAAATGCAGTGGTTCCTTAAAGAGGGCCTGCCACGGTATGCCGACGACCGGAACAACGTCGAAAGCGAGTGCGCCAGTCAGCTGTCGCCGTATCTGCACTTTGGGCATCTCTCGGCTCACGAGGTCTTCCACCATCTGGCGAAGCAGGAAAAGTGGGAGCCGAACCAGCTGAGCACCAAGGTGACCGGCAGCCGGGAAGGGTGGTGGAACATGAGCCCCGGGGCCGAGGCGTTTCTCGACGAGATTATCACCTGGCGCGAACTGGGCTACAACATGTGCCACCTGCGAGACGACTACGACCAGTTCAGCTCGCTGCCGGACTGGGCCCAGAAAACGCTTAACGAGCACAAAGACGACCCGCGCGAGCATGTTTACACGCTCGAACAGTTCGAGAAAGCCCAGACGCACGACCCGCTCTGGAACGCCGCCCAGCGGCAACTGGTGCAAGACGGGCGGATTCACAATTACCTGCGGATGCTGTGGGGAAAAAAGGTCTTGCACTGGACCAATACGCCAGAATACGCCGCGAAGATCTTAATTCATCTGAACAATAAGTACGCATTAGATGGCCGGAACCCCAACAGCTATAGCGGAATCTTCTGGTGCCTGGGACGATACGACCGAGCCTGGGGGCCCGAACGCGAGATCTTCGGCAAAATCCGCTATATGACCAGCGACAGCGCGATGCGAAAGCTCAAACTGAAGAGCTATATAAAACAGTACAACGAGGGAAAGCTGTTCGACTAAAGAGGTGAACGAGGTGGAACAATCGGCGCCAACTCGCCGCATTCTTCCTAAATTGACCAAGATTTGCCCAAGAATCGGGGTGTAGAGGGGCGATTTCTTCTAAATGGACTAGATGCATCGCTTGCTCTGGCGGTATATTAGTTGTTTGTCTTTGAGGTCAAGCGCCACCGGTATTGAAAAGCGCTTCCCATAATCCACATTTTCCGGCAGCAAGTCGGGCTATCGAAACAAAGGAAATCTTTAGGTAACCAATGGTTAAGGTACTCGTTCGCGACAGGGAATCGATTCAAGAAGCAGTTCGTCGGTTTGGTAAGTTGGTTATGCGAAGCGGTCTCAAGAAAGAGATGCGCCGCCGCAAGTATTACGAAAAGCCGAGCGACCTGAAGCGTCGAGCCCGCCTGCGTGCTGAACGCCGCGCCATGAAAGAACGCCTGCTGGTTCAAGAGTAAGCTCTTGCCGCACGCATCGACTGCCTAAAGTCGAGTCTATAAAAGAGAACGCCCAGTGTTTACACTGGGCGTTGTTGTTTCTTGATTGCTTAACGACTCAACGGCCTTAGTCCTGCAGGTGAGGCTGAATCTCTTTCGCCCAGACGGCGTAGCCTTCGTCGGTCATGTGCAGGCCATCTTTCTTAAACAGTTCTGGCCGCGGCTTGCCATCTTCGCCGAGCATGGGGGCGTCGATGTCGATGAACTCGCAGTTGTCGGTCTTGGCACATTCCTGGGCGATCAGCTTGTTCGTCTCGCGAACTTCCTTGATCATCTTCCAACGACTGAGGCTTGGCTTGACGGCGATGTACAGGATCTTGGTGCTGGGAAGCTCTTCACGAATCGTCGAGACGAACTCTTGGAAGTCTTCGCGAATCCGCTCAGGCGTATACTTTGCGGCCACGTCGTTATCGCCAGCATAGACAACAACCGTACGCGGCTTGTACGGCAGGATGATTTTGTCGGCGTAGTAGACCGAGTCTTCCAACCGGGAACCACCAAAGCCACGATTCAAGCCATTCAACTTGGGAAATGACTTATCCAGATCCCACATCCGAATGCTGCTGCTTCCCACAAAAACAACGCCGCCAGGTTTGACCGGGTTTTGCTGGTCCTTTTTGGCGAACTTGTCCATATCCTTCTGCCACTTGGCAATGCTCGCCGGCACTTCACCATCGGCGGCAAAACTGGTGGCAGCAAACAGAACCAAAAGAGCGAGACTCGCAAGCGTTTTTATCATGGGTGTGAATTCCTAATTAGATATGAACTGAGGCGGGAGGGTCATGACGCGAGAGTTTGTTCCCAACCAAACCCCAACGGGACTTAGAAATGGTAACGCAAAAATCAAAGAATCCTGACCGAATTTATCCAAAAGAAAAGCGGGATCCAGGGGATCCCGCTTTAACGAATTGGTCGTCTGCAAGACTAGCCGAGCACGTAAGGGGCGCGGTGGGCGCGGTGCGTCATCTCGGCAGCTTCGTTGTCGCCGTTGATCTTTTCCGAGACGGGGTCCCATTCGATCTTGCGTTCCAACCGGCAAGAGATATTGCCCAGGTGGCAAGCGGTTGCCGTGCGGTGGCCGATTTCGACATCGCAGATTGGCAGTTCGCGGGTTTCCATGCAGCTCAAGAAGTTCTTGTGATGGTTGCTGCTGTCGATCAAATGGATATCCGAATCCTTCAGCTTGATCGCCCCGATTTCCTCGGACGACGGCTTGAACACGCCACGGTTGACGTAGATCTCGCCCTTGTCGCCGATGAAGCGGGTGCCCATCTTGATGTCCTTTTGACCCTGGCCGACGATCATCTTCACGCCGTCGCCATAGTCGTAGGTGATGCGGCAAGCTTCTGGTACTTCGTGGGCACCATCGGGATGAAACTTGACCTGCTCGGCATGAACCGACAGCGGGCCGCTGTCGTCCTTGCCCATGCCCCAGTGGGCGATGTCGATATGATGGGCACCCCAGTTGGTCATCTGACCGCCGGAATAGTCCCACCAGAAACGGAAGTTGTAGTGAACCCGCTTCGAGTTGTACGGACGAACGGGTGCTGGGCCGAGCCAGAAATCGTAATTCAAGTTATCGGGTGCTTCGCCATCAGGCGGCAGCTTGCCGGGGTCGTTGGCATTGGCGATACCAACATGCACCGTGTGGACCTTACCGATATAGCCGTTGCGAACCAGTTCGCAGGCCTTACGGAAGTTAGAAGACGAACGCTGCATCGAACCGGTCTGCACGATACGCTTGTTCGCCCGAGCCGCGTCAACCATCTTGCGGCCTTCGTTGATCGTCAGCGACAGGGGCTTTTCGCAGTAGACGTCTTTGCCTGCTTCGCATGCGGCGATGGTCGTGATGGCGTGCCAATGGTCAGGCGTGCTCACCACAACGGCGTCGATGTCTTTGCGATCCAACAGCCGGCGGTAGTCCTCGAAGATCTCGACCTTGCGGTCCTTCTTATCGAGCACGGTCTTGGCGGCGTTTTCGGCATGCTTCGAGTCGACATCGCACACGGCAACCGCGTTGTCGAGGAACTTGCCCAGGTTGCCGCGGCCCATGCCGCCGACACCAATGTGACCGGTCAGAACCCGATCGTTGGCACCAAAAGCAGTCGAAGGGATGAACATCGGGGCCGCCGCCAAACCGGCAGCCGCTGTGGATGTCATGAGAAACGAACGACGAGAAACGCGATTATTAGCTGTCATGGATACCTCGTTGGTTCAAAGCGAACTAGCCTCTACTCGACCACGGCAAGAAAGGATGGAAGCTTCCGGCGGGGCGGTAAACTTCTTAGTTTAGCTGAAATCGGTTGCCGCGTTAAGTCAAAGAAGACACCATTACCCCTAGGTTATCGGATTATTCCATTTCTTCCCACACGCTGTGATAGCCATCAACCGCCTCGGCATACTGTAAGAACCGCTCGTAAAACGAGTTACCGCCGATCGTCGAGCTGTCCCCCACCACAATCAGCTTCCGCCGTGCCCGGGTCAACGCGACGTTCATGCGGCGCGTATCGTGCAAAAAGCCGATCTCGCCAGACGTGTTCGAGCGCACCAGCGAGATGATTACCACCTCGTTTTCTCGGCCTTGAAAGCCATCGACCGAGTCCGCTTCGACCCCGGGGGGCAACTGATTCCGCAGAAGTCGCACCTGGGCCGCATACGGAGAAATCACCGAGATCGCCGACGGAAGAATCCCCGCGTCGATCAACTGCGTGGCCTTTTTCACAACGAATCGCGCTTCGGCGTCGTTCACGCGGCTCGAGGTCGTTTCGTCTTCCTCTTCAACGAAGTCGGCCCCGGCGGTGTCGAAGAACTGCCACGGCTTAGGATCGACGTACGCCTGATCGCTGAGCAGCGGCTGCAGGTCGTGCGTGGCGACTGAATCGTCCGCTTCCAACTGGCCATCGTAAAACTCGAGGCTGCTGAAATCCATGATCGACGTGTGCATCCGATACTGACGCTTCAAGAGTCGGGCGATCGCAGGCCGCTTTCGCACCAACCGCTGCTGCATGCTATCCGAGAAGCCAGCCGAGGCCGCTTCCTGCGAAAGGATCGTCGGCGGAAGCTGGCAGTGATCGCCCGCCAGAATCACGCGTCCACTACGAGCCAATGGAATCCAGCACGCTGGCTCGACGGCCTGACATGCTTCATCGATCACAACCGTGTCGAACGTTCGCCCGGCCAGCAGGTCGTCGTCGACACCGGTCAACGTGACGCACAGCACCTGGGCATTGGAAAGGATTTGATCGAGCGTCTGCCGCTGGATGCGTTGGGCATCGTCGAACAACTGCCGTGCTTCGTCGCGCAGGGCCGTTCGCTCGCCGGGGGCTGGCTTGGCTCGCGTGTAACGCCCGGCACTGCGCAGCTTGGCCTGGGCATCGCGGATCAGCTTATCGGCCAGCTTGGCATCGGGGTGCGAGCGAGCCTGGTAATCGAGCGTGGCGTCGTGCAGCTGCTCGGAAACGCGCGCCGGATGGCCCAGCCGTACGGCACGAACTCCTTGGGCCATCACCCGCAGCATGAGGTTATCGACCGCCAAATTGCTGGGGGCACACGCCAAGACTTTTTCGCCTCGGTCGACAAGCTTACGAATCAGATGCGCCAGCGTCACGGTTTTGCCGGTGCCTGGCGGACCATGAATGATGGCGACGTCCTCGGCTCGCAGGGCGTTCTCGACGGCGTCCCACTGCGACTCGTTCAGGCTTCGTGGCGCGTCGCCTGTTTCGGCCGTCGCATTAAAGCGTGGGGGCGATTCGCCTAGCAACACATCGCGCAGCTCGGCCAGGCGAATGTTCTGAGCGCTCGCCGCTCGCTTCAAAGCGAACTCCATCCGCCGACGCGTTACTTCGTCGTCGCTGGGGATCAGGTTGAACGGGTCGTCGTCGTTCTCGAGAAAGTCCTGCGTGACCACTTCGATCGAACCATCGCGTACCGAAGCGACCAAGCCGCGAACCTGGTTTTGCTCGACATCGTGCACGATCAGCGGCGAGCCCGAGCGAAAGCGGTGCGGCGGCAGCGAGGCCCCTTGGGTCTTGGGACGGAACTGACAGATGACCCGCCCGGCCAAAGCCGACCATTGCTCGTGCAGCTTCAATCCTTTGAGGATGCCTGCTTTTTGCTTGCCATCGGCCAGCCGTTGCGATTCCTCTTTCGCTTCCAAGGCCATCCAGCGGCGGAAGTCGGCAAACAACGAAGGCCACTCGAGTTGGTCTGGCTCGAAGAACGCGTCGACTTCCGGCAGCGTTTCGCGAAGGGTTTTGGCGGCCCGCTTGGCGCGGTCTTCGGCGACTTCGACGCTGGCCTGACGGCGGACCAGGTCGATGGCCCCGATTTCCTTACCGGGGATATCCGCTTCTTCAATCAGCAGCCTGAAGAGCTGGTTGCGGTTGGTCCCCGGAGGAAGTCCCCGTAAATGAAGCCGTGCCATGGGTAGTGCTTTGTGGATGAGAATGCTTGCTGGGGTCCGCCACCTCTTCGCGTGCGGCGGGCGGGGTCGCGAAAAAGCACGCAACCGCCTGAAGGAACAACATGGTAGCAAACAACCACAGCACTGCGTCATAGCTGCCGAGAAGTTCTTTCCCCTGGCTCATCAGAAACGGTCCGGCGGCGCTGCCCCCCACGACCGACATCATCTGAAACCCTTTGATCTTGCCCAAGTGGGCTCGACCAAAATAGCGGGCCAGCAACGAATTCGATCCGGCAGCCGACACCCCCTGGGCCATACCAAAGGTCAGCCCATACACGCCGGCCATCCACACCGAGTCAATCGAAAGGTACGTCATGACGCCAATGCTTAGCAGCACCGAGCCGGCAACCATCAAGTAATTCAGCTTGAAGTAGTCGGCCAGAATACCGCCGAAGAACTGGCAACTGGCCATGCTGATGGCCATCGTCCAGAAGATGACCTGCGCGTCTTCTTCGGTGAGGCCACGGCTTTCCAGGTACGGCACCACCATGAACATGAGCGCGGTGCCAATCATCGCCCACATCGTCATAAACGAAAGGACAATCCAGAACGAACGTTCCTGAAACGCATCGCCCAACGACAACTGCGGCATCATGAAAAACGATCCGCGATTTTCAGTTTCGTTATCGCTGCGAGGGACTCGCTTATCGCCATCAGGCAGTTGGCCGATTTCTTCGGGATGATTCCGAAAGACAAAGATCAGCAGCGGAAACATGATCGCCCATACGCCGATACCCAACGCAAAATAGGCTTGCTGCCAACCGAGCCAGCTGATCAGCGCGATGGTAATCACCGGAAACGTAGCAAACGCGATCGGTGCCGACATGTTTCGAATGCCGTTGGCGAAGCCCAACTTCCGCTGAAACCACATGTCGGCCGTGTTGGTCGCCAACAGCGTCAGCGAGCCTTGGCCGAGGGTACGGATCGCTAAAAACGCGACAAACAGCGCGTACGGTCCTTCTACCTGAGACATGAACATACACGCCAGCCCGAACAGCACGATGATCATCGTGATCGTCTTCCGCAGTCCCCACCGGTCGGCCAGTGCACCGATCCAAGGAACCGGAAACGCGGCCAGAATCGTTCCCCATAAATAGGCAGTAGTGACCGTTACGATCTCGGCGTCGATCAGCTCCTTGGTCAGCACAACCTCTTGCCCAGGGTGCGCGTTGCGGAATGTTTCGGTCGCCAGCGAAGTGGCGATATGTTTGTTGAACAGGGCCACTCCGTAGGTCTGCCCAGGGCTGGTGCAGTACTGAGCGACCATCGCCACACCCAGCATCACCCATCCATAAAAGAAAGGGGTCGCTCGGACGAGTGGGTCGCGTCGCAAAGAGGCTGCCTCAAACGAGGCGGCGTCGGTGGCCATAAGTAAAGGTTGCCTGAATCTGTTCCAACGAAGATTTGCAGGCCAATAAATACCTGCGCGGACTCATATACTAACAATGGGTCTGGTAGGAGGAAACGGCTAATGGGGGTTCGGTTCGCCGTATTTTCTAGCACTCATTTGCACGCCCGTAAGCTGCAATACGTGGGGCATTTTCGCCAACAGTTGCAGGCCAATTGCAAGCTATTCACATTGCCGATACGTTGGAACGTCTTAGACACCCAACAGGGTGTCGTTTTGTTTGCGTAAGAAACCGCCTCGGGTGCGATGATAACGTCCGCATGAGCACGCCCCCTGTCGAACCCATACAACAATCAACCATAGCGTGAAGTGAATGAGCCGAATTGGTTTAGCTTTCAAGCTCTTTTTTCAAATTCTCTTTAATTCCGAAGTCGCCGAGCGCGCCGAAACCCTCTCGCTGCCGGCCCCTGAAAAAGAGGCCAAGCCAGCAGAGACCCCGCCGCCTAAGCCCAAGCCGAAACCAGCCAAGCCGCAGCGGCCAGAAGGTATCGATGCGTTGGTGCTGTTGGCTACGCTGCAGCGCGAGGCCCGCTTCTTAGACCTGTTTCAGGAAGACCTGAGCGAATACGACGACGCCCAGATTGGTGCCGCCGTGCGAGATGTGCAGCGCGACACCAAGGCCACCCTCAACCGCCTGTTCGCCATTGGCCCGGTATGTGACGAAAACGAAGGAAACCGCATCGACCTAACCCCGTCCTTCGATGCCAGCGAGATTC encodes:
- a CDS encoding FAD-binding domain-containing protein — encoded protein: MIANRRTEWNFSLQRAAWWADQLKKPLVVFEPLRVGYPWASDRLHTFVLQGMLDNQTALSDSPVVYYPYVEPQPDAAKGLLKALADDACAVVTDDFPCFFLPRMVQAVGKRLKVKLEAIDSNGLLPMQAADRDFPVAHSFRRFLQKELPPHLEVFPNANPMAKKSFPATNHKLIADIIQQWPSIDKQTLERPADFIAGLPIDHEVGPVDTPGGTLAARKQMQWFLKEGLPRYADDRNNVESECASQLSPYLHFGHLSAHEVFHHLAKQEKWEPNQLSTKVTGSREGWWNMSPGAEAFLDEIITWRELGYNMCHLRDDYDQFSSLPDWAQKTLNEHKDDPREHVYTLEQFEKAQTHDPLWNAAQRQLVQDGRIHNYLRMLWGKKVLHWTNTPEYAAKILIHLNNKYALDGRNPNSYSGIFWCLGRYDRAWGPEREIFGKIRYMTSDSAMRKLKLKSYIKQYNEGKLFD
- a CDS encoding SGNH/GDSL hydrolase family protein — its product is MIKTLASLALLVLFAATSFAADGEVPASIAKWQKDMDKFAKKDQQNPVKPGGVVFVGSSSIRMWDLDKSFPKLNGLNRGFGGSRLEDSVYYADKIILPYKPRTVVVYAGDNDVAAKYTPERIREDFQEFVSTIREELPSTKILYIAVKPSLSRWKMIKEVRETNKLIAQECAKTDNCEFIDIDAPMLGEDGKPRPELFKKDGLHMTDEGYAVWAKEIQPHLQD
- a CDS encoding MFS transporter, with translation MATDAASFEAASLRRDPLVRATPFFYGWVMLGVAMVAQYCTSPGQTYGVALFNKHIATSLATETFRNAHPGQEVVLTKELIDAEIVTVTTAYLWGTILAAFPVPWIGALADRWGLRKTITMIIVLFGLACMFMSQVEGPYALFVAFLAIRTLGQGSLTLLATNTADMWFQRKLGFANGIRNMSAPIAFATFPVITIALISWLGWQQAYFALGIGVWAIMFPLLIFVFRNHPEEIGQLPDGDKRVPRSDNETENRGSFFMMPQLSLGDAFQERSFWIVLSFMTMWAMIGTALMFMVVPYLESRGLTEEDAQVIFWTMAISMASCQFFGGILADYFKLNYLMVAGSVLLSIGVMTYLSIDSVWMAGVYGLTFGMAQGVSAAGSNSLLARYFGRAHLGKIKGFQMMSVVGGSAAGPFLMSQGKELLGSYDAVLWLFATMLFLQAVACFFATPPAAREEVADPSKHSHPQSTTHGTASFTGTSSGDQPQPALQAAD
- a CDS encoding AAA domain-containing protein, with the translated sequence MARLHLRGLPPGTNRNQLFRLLIEEADIPGKEIGAIDLVRRQASVEVAEDRAKRAAKTLRETLPEVDAFFEPDQLEWPSLFADFRRWMALEAKEESQRLADGKQKAGILKGLKLHEQWSALAGRVICQFRPKTQGASLPPHRFRSGSPLIVHDVEQNQVRGLVASVRDGSIEVVTQDFLENDDDPFNLIPSDDEVTRRRMEFALKRAASAQNIRLAELRDVLLGESPPRFNATAETGDAPRSLNESQWDAVENALRAEDVAIIHGPPGTGKTVTLAHLIRKLVDRGEKVLACAPSNLAVDNLMLRVMAQGVRAVRLGHPARVSEQLHDATLDYQARSHPDAKLADKLIRDAQAKLRSAGRYTRAKPAPGERTALRDEARQLFDDAQRIQRQTLDQILSNAQVLCVTLTGVDDDLLAGRTFDTVVIDEACQAVEPACWIPLARSGRVILAGDHCQLPPTILSQEAASAGFSDSMQQRLVRKRPAIARLLKRQYRMHTSIMDFSSLEFYDGQLEADDSVATHDLQPLLSDQAYVDPKPWQFFDTAGADFVEEEDETTSSRVNDAEARFVVKKATQLIDAGILPSAISVISPYAAQVRLLRNQLPPGVEADSVDGFQGRENEVVIISLVRSNTSGEIGFLHDTRRMNVALTRARRKLIVVGDSSTIGGNSFYERFLQYAEAVDGYHSVWEEME
- a CDS encoding TIGR01777 family oxidoreductase — its product is MFTFRSKIPVSVATAFHWHEQPGALDRLIPPWEDVQIEHRSNSIEPGSRVVLKMHVAGFPLRWVAEHTELEPNSHFHDRQVSGPFARWEHTHRFLPSEDGQCVLEDQVDYQIPGGGLGDRFGRSKVEKMLLQMFRYRHDTTTHDLIAHARYQERPTMKIAISGASGLVGSQLGPFLTTGGHEVAKISRSAGENTIQWDIKNQEIDSTKLEGLDAVIHLAGESVAARWTDKKKQAIINSRVDGTRLLSESLAKLKNPPKVMVCASAMGFYGDRGDEILSEGSPPGDGFLADVCQAWEEAAQPARDAGIRVVHARIGIVLSPKGGALAQMLTPFKLGVGGQIGSGKQWWSWISLDDVVGALHHLTMNDQIRGPVNLCAPKAVTNHDFTKTLGQVISRPTFLAVPEFAAKLAMGQMADEMLLSSCRMEPKVLEETEYSFRDPHLERCLRKLLGRQ
- a CDS encoding Gfo/Idh/MocA family protein; translation: MTANNRVSRRSFLMTSTAAAGLAAAPMFIPSTAFGANDRVLTGHIGVGGMGRGNLGKFLDNAVAVCDVDSKHAENAAKTVLDKKDRKVEIFEDYRRLLDRKDIDAVVVSTPDHWHAITTIAACEAGKDVYCEKPLSLTINEGRKMVDAARANKRIVQTGSMQRSSSNFRKACELVRNGYIGKVHTVHVGIANANDPGKLPPDGEAPDNLNYDFWLGPAPVRPYNSKRVHYNFRFWWDYSGGQMTNWGAHHIDIAHWGMGKDDSGPLSVHAEQVKFHPDGAHEVPEACRITYDYGDGVKMIVGQGQKDIKMGTRFIGDKGEIYVNRGVFKPSSEEIGAIKLKDSDIHLIDSSNHHKNFLSCMETRELPICDVEIGHRTATACHLGNISCRLERKIEWDPVSEKINGDNEAAEMTHRAHRAPYVLG
- a CDS encoding DUF2760 domain-containing protein, which translates into the protein MSRIGLAFKLFFQILFNSEVAERAETLSLPAPEKEAKPAETPPPKPKPKPAKPQRPEGIDALVLLATLQREARFLDLFQEDLSEYDDAQIGAAVRDVQRDTKATLNRLFAIGPVCDENEGNRIDLTPSFDASEIRLVGNVQNEKPAGGTLVHRGWRATKCDVPTFNGTLAQAQVLNPAEVEV
- the rpsU gene encoding 30S ribosomal protein S21, which encodes MVKVLVRDRESIQEAVRRFGKLVMRSGLKKEMRRRKYYEKPSDLKRRARLRAERRAMKERLLVQE